Proteins co-encoded in one Aethina tumida isolate Nest 87 chromosome 7, icAetTumi1.1, whole genome shotgun sequence genomic window:
- the LOC109604835 gene encoding protein lin-52 homolog: MASDKPGIVEQEQEDQVLSDELVESLMSMENLDRPSPELWPEKIPGIRDFISNFQSTPQSVSKSPYSRELTPEDQNYLHQLASLSTAGLISKVKELHDITYQLGVEESREVTRGKYLNLFNKPKNNT, translated from the exons AGCAAGAGGATCAGGTTTTATCCGACGAGCTCGTTGAGAGCCTAATGAGTATGGAAAATTTAGACAGGCCTTCTCCAGAACTGTGGCCTGAAAAAA TTCCAGGTATAAGAGATTTCATTAGTAACTTCCAGAGTACGCCTCAGAGTGTTTCAAAATCCCCTTATTCTAGGGAACTAACGCCTGaagatcaaaattatttacatc aATTAGCATCTTTGTCTACTGCAGGATTAATATCCAAAGTTAAAGAATTACATGACATCACTTACCAACTGGGAGTTGAAGAATCAAGGGAGGTCACCAGaggaaaatacttaaatttattcaacaaaccaaagaataatacttaa